The following proteins come from a genomic window of Polyangiaceae bacterium:
- a CDS encoding DUF192 domain-containing protein, producing the protein MRGVPLLIAAAVAFASCERVEEPAPRPEPRASAPLQHKTDPAPEKHASPEPAATASSAPDKPSCVVPTSDTPPDKAKKAAHCPKDPAENYDLPSGSVRFVDAPSSPKVSVEIAAAEDHRERGLMYRTSMAADRGMLFSWPYESVRTFWMRNTCIPLDMLFIAKDGTIAGILEQVPTLNDEPRTVPCPATYVLELNAGWTRSHGVRAGQKVVIDS; encoded by the coding sequence ATGCGTGGTGTTCCGTTGTTGATTGCGGCGGCCGTCGCCTTCGCGAGCTGCGAGCGAGTGGAAGAGCCGGCCCCGCGGCCCGAACCGCGAGCTTCCGCGCCGCTCCAACACAAGACCGATCCCGCCCCGGAGAAGCACGCTTCCCCCGAGCCAGCGGCCACTGCCAGCTCGGCGCCGGACAAGCCGAGCTGCGTGGTCCCCACCTCGGATACGCCGCCGGACAAGGCAAAGAAGGCGGCCCATTGTCCCAAGGACCCGGCGGAGAACTACGACCTTCCGAGCGGCAGCGTGCGCTTCGTGGATGCGCCCAGCTCGCCGAAGGTCAGCGTGGAGATCGCCGCGGCGGAAGATCACCGCGAGCGCGGCTTGATGTACCGCACGAGCATGGCGGCGGATCGCGGGATGCTGTTCTCCTGGCCGTACGAGAGCGTGCGTACCTTCTGGATGCGCAACACCTGCATCCCCCTGGACATGCTGTTCATCGCCAAGGACGGCACCATCGCGGGCATCTTGGAGCAGGTCCCGACGCTCAACGACGAGCCCCGAACCGTCCCCTGCCCCGCGACCTACGTGCTGGAGCTGAACGCCGGCTGGACCCGCAGCCACGGGGTGCGCGCGGGACAGAAGGTGGTGATCGACTCTTGA
- a CDS encoding hydroxymethylglutaryl-CoA lyase, which translates to MLSQVPDRVSVYEVSPRDGLQNEPAPIPLEAKKHLLEALFASGLRRIELTSFVSPRWVPQLADADELCTEVTAPAGVTLSALCPNAKGFERAKAAGLREIAVFMSASETHNKKNTNKSVEQSLDTFSEVVPPALEAGMRVRAYVSTVWGCPYEGEVDPKKALEITEKLLALGCYQVSLGDTIGVGTPVQTRNILKLFLDHVSREKLALHFHDTRGTALANALMGVDAGIRDFDASVAGLGGCPYAPGAAGNLATEDLVYMLHGMGIETGIDLAKLIEAGRVAENVLGRRLPGKVHQAGLPRRRE; encoded by the coding sequence ATGCTGTCCCAGGTCCCCGATCGCGTCTCCGTCTACGAGGTATCGCCTCGCGACGGCCTGCAGAACGAGCCGGCCCCGATCCCCCTCGAGGCCAAGAAGCACCTGCTCGAAGCGCTGTTCGCCTCGGGGCTCCGGCGCATCGAGCTGACCAGCTTCGTGTCTCCGCGTTGGGTTCCGCAGCTGGCGGACGCGGACGAGCTGTGCACCGAGGTGACCGCGCCGGCGGGCGTCACCCTCAGCGCCTTGTGCCCCAACGCCAAGGGCTTCGAGCGAGCGAAGGCCGCCGGGCTCCGCGAGATCGCGGTGTTCATGAGCGCGAGCGAGACGCACAACAAGAAGAACACCAACAAGTCCGTGGAGCAGTCTCTCGACACCTTTTCGGAGGTCGTCCCACCGGCGCTGGAAGCCGGCATGCGCGTGCGGGCCTACGTGTCCACCGTCTGGGGTTGCCCCTACGAAGGCGAAGTGGACCCCAAGAAGGCGCTGGAGATCACCGAGAAGCTGCTCGCTCTGGGTTGCTATCAGGTCTCTCTGGGCGACACGATTGGCGTCGGCACGCCGGTTCAGACCCGCAACATCTTGAAGCTGTTCCTCGATCACGTGTCGCGGGAGAAGCTGGCTCTGCATTTCCACGACACCCGGGGCACTGCCCTGGCTAACGCGCTCATGGGCGTGGATGCCGGCATTCGCGACTTCGATGCGTCCGTGGCCGGGCTGGGCGGCTGCCCCTATGCACCGGGGGCCGCCGGCAACCTGGCTACGGAGGATCTCGTCTACATGCTTCACGGCATGGGCATCGAGACGGGCATCGATCTCGCGAAGCTCATCGAGGCCGGCCGTGTCGCCGAGAACGTGCTCGGACGCCGGCTACCTGGGAAGGTGCACCAGGCCGGCCTGCCCCGGCGTCGCGAGTGA
- a CDS encoding amidophosphoribosyltransferase yields the protein MCGVFGIYGHPEAANLAYLGLHALQHRGQESAGIATSDGEQLFLHRGMGHVIDVFPPDQLERLKGSNAIGHVRYSTAGASLLKNAQPIAVDYARGSLALGHNGNLTNAEALREKLEERGSIFQSGSDTEVIVHLTAMSTQRAVEDRIADALTQVQGAYSLLCLTDRSLVAARDPMGIRPLCIGIMPGKQNTHVVASERTSFDLIDAEFVRDVEPGEMVVFDRRGMRSMRPFAPAPRKGCIFEYVYFARPDSTVDGINVYEARKNLGRALSKEHGVEADVVIPVPDSGVPATIGYSEASGLPFEMGLVRSHYVGRTFIEPQQSIRHFGVRLKLNPISETLRGKRVVVVDDSIVRGTTSRKIVKMLRDAGAREVHMRISSPPTRWPCFYGIDTPTRGELIASSHGIDEINQYITSDSLAYLSLDAMVDAVRAARPAQNGSARSLPVLNEDSFCHACWSGEYPIEFSRHPRQRQMRLLES from the coding sequence ATGTGCGGAGTGTTCGGTATCTACGGCCATCCCGAGGCGGCAAATCTGGCCTACCTCGGGCTTCACGCGCTCCAACATCGAGGACAAGAGAGCGCCGGCATCGCCACCAGCGATGGTGAGCAGCTGTTCTTGCATCGAGGCATGGGGCACGTCATCGACGTGTTTCCACCCGATCAACTCGAGCGCCTCAAGGGAAGCAACGCCATCGGCCACGTGCGTTACTCGACGGCCGGGGCGAGCCTGCTCAAGAACGCCCAGCCCATCGCGGTGGACTACGCCCGCGGCTCCCTGGCCCTGGGGCACAACGGCAATCTGACCAACGCCGAAGCCCTGCGCGAGAAGCTCGAAGAACGCGGTTCCATCTTCCAGAGCGGCAGCGACACGGAAGTCATCGTCCACCTCACGGCGATGAGCACTCAGCGCGCGGTGGAAGATCGCATCGCGGACGCCCTGACCCAGGTGCAGGGCGCGTACTCACTCCTGTGCCTGACGGATCGGTCGTTGGTGGCGGCGCGAGATCCGATGGGCATTCGCCCACTCTGCATCGGCATCATGCCGGGCAAGCAGAACACCCACGTCGTGGCCAGCGAGCGCACCAGCTTCGATCTCATCGACGCCGAATTCGTGCGGGACGTGGAGCCGGGCGAGATGGTCGTGTTCGATCGCCGGGGCATGCGCAGCATGCGCCCCTTCGCGCCCGCTCCTCGCAAGGGCTGCATTTTCGAGTACGTGTACTTCGCTCGCCCAGACTCCACCGTGGACGGCATCAACGTCTACGAAGCCCGCAAGAACCTGGGCCGGGCGCTGTCCAAGGAGCACGGGGTCGAGGCCGACGTGGTGATCCCGGTTCCCGACTCCGGAGTCCCGGCGACCATCGGTTACTCCGAGGCTTCCGGGCTGCCCTTCGAGATGGGTCTGGTGCGGAGCCACTACGTCGGACGGACGTTCATCGAGCCGCAGCAGAGCATTCGCCACTTCGGCGTCCGTCTGAAGCTCAACCCCATCAGCGAGACCTTGCGCGGCAAGCGGGTGGTGGTGGTGGACGACAGCATCGTACGCGGGACCACCAGCCGAAAGATCGTCAAGATGCTGCGCGACGCCGGCGCCCGAGAGGTGCACATGCGCATCTCCAGCCCACCCACGCGTTGGCCGTGCTTCTACGGCATCGATACCCCCACCCGGGGAGAGCTGATCGCGTCCAGCCACGGCATCGACGAAATCAACCAGTACATCACCAGTGATTCGCTCGCCTACCTGTCCTTGGACGCCATGGTGGACGCAGTCCGAGCGGCACGGCCGGCCCAAAATGGCAGCGCCCGGTCACTCCCGGTGCTGAACGAAGATTCCTTTTGTCATGCCTGCTGGAGCGGCGAATACCCCATCGAGTTTTCTCGCCACCCCCGCCAACGCCAAATGCGGCTGCTCGAGAGCTGA
- a CDS encoding outer membrane beta-barrel protein, with protein MTFSRNWGAGTAMAVTLLGATAAKAEPMAPEPPPPVAPWYEAIEFEAFADAYASVDWNFPKPHGGERRVTRSFDRQDGFALAWVGVDASYEPDPVGGMLSLRFGPTATEHAHGDANIDLQYVGQAFASWRPGGVDGPVRLDFGKFDTIYGAEVAESQKNMNYTRGVLYQFAQPVFHTGLRAEAQLIPEMSLTALAVNGWNNSQDNNTGKTFGLQANVKPSDALSASLGWLGGPEQDDSITTNCAAGTEYDPAAKGCAPAPGAPASEEVVDRGGANKFEAWRHLVDLVVSANPLETVSVVVNADYGVEGVRSLGADGETTTTTKKWYGAMLGARLQLDETYAIAARGEYYKAPDGYMPSLTVNEEPVTDLTLATATLTLEARPTENLILRLENRGDFVLDASPNKEIFQKAERDSAKNLLTTTLGVVVTTN; from the coding sequence ATGACGTTCTCGAGGAACTGGGGCGCGGGTACGGCGATGGCGGTCACCCTGCTCGGAGCCACCGCAGCCAAGGCAGAGCCGATGGCACCGGAGCCGCCGCCACCCGTCGCGCCTTGGTACGAGGCCATCGAGTTCGAGGCCTTCGCGGACGCCTACGCCAGTGTGGATTGGAACTTCCCCAAGCCTCACGGCGGCGAGCGGCGTGTGACGCGCTCATTCGATCGCCAGGATGGCTTCGCCCTTGCTTGGGTAGGCGTCGATGCGAGCTACGAGCCGGATCCGGTGGGCGGGATGCTCAGCCTGCGCTTCGGGCCCACGGCCACGGAGCACGCCCACGGCGACGCCAACATCGACTTGCAGTACGTGGGGCAGGCCTTCGCCTCCTGGCGTCCGGGCGGGGTGGACGGTCCGGTGCGCCTCGACTTCGGCAAGTTCGACACCATCTATGGTGCCGAGGTCGCGGAGAGTCAGAAGAACATGAACTACACGCGCGGCGTGTTGTACCAGTTCGCGCAGCCGGTGTTCCACACGGGCCTTCGCGCCGAAGCGCAGCTGATCCCGGAGATGAGCCTCACCGCACTGGCGGTGAACGGTTGGAACAACTCCCAGGACAACAACACCGGCAAGACCTTCGGCCTGCAGGCGAACGTGAAGCCGAGTGACGCGCTGAGCGCCTCCCTCGGGTGGCTCGGTGGGCCGGAGCAGGACGACTCCATCACCACCAACTGCGCCGCCGGCACCGAGTACGATCCCGCGGCCAAGGGCTGCGCCCCCGCCCCCGGAGCTCCCGCTTCGGAAGAGGTCGTGGATCGCGGCGGCGCCAACAAATTCGAGGCCTGGCGCCACCTGGTGGATCTGGTGGTCAGCGCCAATCCGCTGGAAACCGTGTCCGTGGTGGTGAACGCGGACTACGGCGTGGAGGGCGTGCGCTCCCTGGGCGCGGACGGCGAGACGACGACCACCACCAAGAAGTGGTACGGCGCCATGCTGGGCGCGCGCCTGCAGCTGGACGAGACCTACGCCATCGCTGCCCGCGGCGAGTACTACAAGGCACCGGACGGCTACATGCCGAGCCTCACCGTGAACGAGGAGCCGGTCACGGATCTCACCCTGGCCACCGCCACGCTCACGCTCGAAGCGCGGCCCACGGAGAATCTGATCCTGCGGCTCGAGAACCGCGGGGACTTCGTGCTGGATGCGTCGCCGAACAAAGAAATCTTCCAGAAGGCCGAGCGCGACTCCGCGAAGAACCTCCTGACCACGACGTTGGGCGTGGTGGTCACTACCAACTGA
- a CDS encoding type IV pilus twitching motility protein PilT, which yields MNLHQLLRAMIEKGASDMHVTTGSPPLLRIDGAIVPLKLPPLSPVETKQLCYSVLTEDQKIAFEKNKELDLSFGVKNLSRFRANIFMQRGAVSGAFRSIPFKILSFDELGLPPVVEELSAKPRGLILVTGPTGSGKSTTLASIIDKINSETRQHIITIEDPIEYLHPHKRSIINQREVGTDTQRFRDALKYVLRQDPDVVLVGEMRDLETIEAALTIAETGHLVFATLHTNSAIQSINRIIDVFPPHQQSQVRAQLSFVLEGVVSQLLIPRAGGPGRVLALEVMVPNAAIRNLIREDKVHQIYSQMQVGQLKHGMQTLNQSLYGLLSRRLIGLEEAMGRSSDPDELRNMIEGRVPQVAQAGGAYRT from the coding sequence ATCAATCTCCACCAACTGTTGCGCGCCATGATCGAAAAGGGCGCCAGCGACATGCACGTGACCACCGGCTCTCCGCCGCTCTTGCGCATCGACGGCGCCATCGTGCCGCTGAAGCTGCCCCCCCTCTCCCCGGTGGAAACCAAGCAGCTCTGCTACTCCGTGCTCACGGAGGACCAGAAGATCGCCTTCGAGAAGAACAAGGAGCTCGACCTCTCCTTCGGCGTGAAGAACCTGTCCCGCTTCCGCGCCAACATCTTCATGCAGCGCGGCGCGGTGAGCGGCGCCTTCCGCTCCATTCCTTTCAAGATCCTGTCCTTCGACGAGCTGGGGCTGCCCCCGGTGGTGGAGGAGCTGTCCGCCAAACCCCGCGGCTTGATCTTGGTGACCGGCCCTACGGGCTCCGGCAAGAGCACCACGCTCGCGTCCATCATCGACAAGATCAACAGCGAGACGCGACAGCACATCATCACCATCGAAGATCCGATCGAGTACCTGCACCCGCACAAGCGCTCCATCATCAACCAGCGTGAGGTGGGCACGGATACGCAGCGCTTCCGCGACGCCCTGAAGTACGTGCTGCGCCAGGATCCGGACGTGGTGCTGGTAGGCGAGATGCGTGATCTGGAGACCATCGAAGCCGCCCTCACCATCGCGGAGACCGGTCACTTGGTGTTCGCCACGCTGCACACCAACTCCGCCATTCAGAGCATCAACCGCATCATCGACGTGTTTCCGCCCCATCAGCAGTCGCAGGTCCGCGCGCAGCTGTCGTTCGTGCTCGAAGGCGTGGTCAGCCAGCTCTTGATTCCGCGGGCCGGAGGGCCGGGGCGCGTGCTGGCCTTGGAAGTGATGGTGCCCAACGCCGCGATTCGAAACCTCATCCGCGAGGACAAGGTTCACCAAATCTACTCGCAGATGCAGGTCGGGCAGCTCAAGCACGGCATGCAGACGCTCAATCAATCGCTCTACGGTCTCTTGTCACGCCGTCTGATCGGCCTGGAAGAGGCCATGGGCCGCTCCAGCGATCCGGACGAGCTCCGCAACATGATCGAAGGCCGCGTGCCCCAGGTAGCCCAGGCGGGCGGCGCTTATCGCACGTGA
- the pilB gene encoding type IV-A pilus assembly ATPase PilB: MSTTNRLGELLVREKLISLQQLRRAQDEQKRSGQNLGYTLAKLGYISDGEITNFLSAQYRLPAINLDEYEIDSDIIKLVGRDVCEKHKIIPVSRSGSSLIVAMADPTNLHAIDDIKFLTGYNVEPVVSSETAIHAAIERYYNVGPSYEEVLEDFDLGDEDIDFSADEEEINALELEKASEDAPVVRLVNVLLLNAIRKGASDIHVEPYEKRLRVRYRIDGVLHEEMSPPLKLKNAIVSRIKIMSQLDIAERRLPQDGRIKLKLGKGREMDFRVSVMPTMWGEKVVMRLLDKGNLQLDMTKLGFDVEPLEDFSWAIHQPWGMVLVTGPTGSGKTTTLYSALSELNEPGVNISTAEDPVEYNLHGINQVQMHDDIGLNFAMALRSFLRQDPDIIMVGEIRDFETAEISVKAALTGHLVLSTLHTNDAPATISRLLNMGVEPFLITASVNLVLAQRLARRVCIDCKRPAELDVQALRDMGLTEEQLQGAQIFKGAGCNTCNNTGYKGRVALYEVMRFTDDLKEMVLQGASTAELKAAAIRGGMSSLRMSGIRKVLDGMTTTEEILRVTMAD, from the coding sequence ATGTCGACAACCAACCGACTCGGAGAGCTGCTCGTCCGCGAGAAGCTGATCAGCCTGCAACAGCTCCGCAGGGCCCAAGACGAGCAAAAACGGTCGGGACAGAACCTCGGCTACACGTTGGCCAAGCTCGGTTACATCTCCGACGGCGAGATCACCAACTTCCTCAGCGCCCAGTACCGGCTGCCGGCGATCAACCTGGACGAGTACGAGATCGACTCGGACATCATCAAGCTGGTGGGCCGGGACGTGTGCGAGAAGCACAAGATCATTCCGGTCTCACGCTCGGGCTCGTCGCTGATCGTGGCGATGGCAGATCCCACGAACCTGCACGCCATCGACGACATCAAGTTCCTCACCGGGTACAACGTCGAGCCCGTCGTCTCCAGCGAGACGGCCATCCACGCCGCCATCGAGCGCTACTACAACGTGGGGCCCTCGTACGAAGAAGTGCTGGAGGACTTCGACCTCGGTGACGAGGACATCGACTTTTCCGCCGACGAAGAAGAAATCAACGCCCTCGAGCTGGAGAAGGCGAGCGAAGACGCTCCCGTGGTGCGTCTGGTGAACGTGCTTTTGCTCAACGCCATCCGAAAGGGCGCCAGCGACATCCACGTGGAGCCGTACGAAAAGCGGCTGCGCGTGCGCTACCGCATCGACGGCGTGCTCCACGAGGAGATGAGCCCTCCGCTGAAGCTCAAGAACGCGATCGTCAGCCGTATCAAGATCATGAGCCAGCTGGACATCGCCGAGCGGCGCCTGCCGCAGGACGGCCGCATCAAGCTGAAGCTGGGCAAGGGGCGCGAGATGGACTTCCGCGTCTCGGTGATGCCCACGATGTGGGGCGAGAAGGTCGTCATGCGCCTGCTGGACAAGGGCAACCTCCAGCTGGACATGACCAAGCTGGGGTTCGACGTCGAACCCTTGGAAGACTTCTCCTGGGCCATCCACCAGCCCTGGGGAATGGTGCTGGTGACGGGCCCCACCGGCTCCGGAAAGACCACCACGCTGTACTCGGCCCTGTCGGAGCTGAACGAGCCCGGGGTGAACATCTCCACCGCGGAAGATCCGGTCGAGTACAACCTGCATGGCATCAACCAGGTGCAGATGCACGACGACATCGGCCTGAACTTCGCGATGGCCCTGCGCTCGTTCCTGCGCCAAGACCCGGACATCATCATGGTGGGCGAGATCCGCGACTTCGAGACCGCGGAAATCTCCGTCAAGGCGGCGCTCACGGGCCACTTGGTGCTCTCCACGCTGCACACCAACGACGCCCCGGCCACCATCTCCCGTCTGCTGAACATGGGCGTGGAGCCGTTCCTGATCACGGCCAGCGTGAACTTGGTGCTGGCCCAACGTCTCGCGCGCCGCGTGTGCATAGACTGCAAGCGCCCCGCGGAGCTCGACGTGCAGGCGCTCCGAGACATGGGCCTCACGGAAGAGCAGCTCCAGGGCGCGCAGATCTTCAAGGGCGCCGGCTGCAACACCTGCAACAACACCGGCTACAAGGGCCGCGTGGCGCTGTACGAGGTCATGCGCTTCACCGACGACCTCAAGGAGATGGTGCTGCAGGGTGCATCCACCGCGGAGCTCAAGGCCGCGGCGATTCGCGGCGGAATGAGCTCGTTGCGCATGAGCGGCATCCGCAAGGTGTTGGACGGCATGACCACGACGGAGGAAATCCTCCGCGTCACGATGGCGGACTAG